From Zingiber officinale cultivar Zhangliang chromosome 5B, Zo_v1.1, whole genome shotgun sequence, the proteins below share one genomic window:
- the LOC121984213 gene encoding monodehydroascorbate reductase 3, cytosolic-like, which translates to MAERHFKYVILGGGVAAGYAAREFAKLGLNPGELAIISKEAVAPYERPALSKGYLFPQGAARLPGFYVCVGSGGERLLPEWYTEKGIELILGTEIEKADLGSKSLISTAGEIFKYDTLIISTGSTVVKLSDFGVQGADAKNIFYLREIEDADNLVAAIQAKKDGKAVIVGGGYIGLELGAALKVNNLDVTMVYPEPWCMPRLFTAGIAAFYEGYYANKGIKIVKGTVAVGFDSDTNGEVTAVRLKDGRVLEADIVVVGVGGRPLISLFKGQLEEEKGGIKTDSFFRTSIPDVYAVGDVATFPLKLFGEQRRVEHVDHARKSAEQAVKAIRSAEQDAPIEEYDYLPYFYSRAFDLSWQFYGDNVGDTVLFGDNDPTSTSPKFGTYWIKDGKVVGVFLEHGTPEENSLIAKVARLQPAVQDIQQLEKQGLAFASDI; encoded by the exons ATGGCGGAGAGGCACTTCAAGTACGTGATTCTCGGCGGCGGTGTTGCGGCG GGATACGCGGCTCGGGAGTTTGCGAAACTTGGTCTCAACCCGGGAGAGTTGGCAATCATATCGAAAGAGGCG GTAGCACCTTATGAACGGCCAGCGCTCAGCAAAGGCTACCTTTTCCCTCAAG GTGCTGCAAGACTGCCTGGGTTTTATGTCTGTGTCGGCAGTGGCGGTGAAAGACTCCTTCCGGAATGGTACACTGAGAAAG GCATAGAACTTATACTTGGCACAGAAATTGAAAAAGCTGATCTAGGATCCAAGTCTCTTATTAGTACAGCCGGTGAAATCTTCAAGTATGATACTCTTATTATTTCTACCGGATCCACA GTTGTAAAACTGTCTGATTTTGGCGTCCAAGGGGCAGATGCAAAAAACATATTCTActtgagagagattgaggatGCTGATAATCTTGTTGCTGCTATCCAAGCAAAGAAAGATGGAAAGGCTGTAATTGTTGGTGGAGGATATATTGGTCTTGAACTTGGTGCAGCATTGAAGGTCAATAACTTAGATGTTACTATGGTCTACCCTGAACCTTGGTGCA TGCCAAGATTATTCACTGCAGGAATTGCTGCTTTTTATGAAGGATATTATGCCAATAAAGGGATCAAAATAGTCAAAGGAACTGTGGCTGTTGGATTTGATTCTGATACAAATGGAGAG GTTACTGCTGTAAGGTTGAAGGATGGTAGAGTACTGGAAGCTGATATTGTTGTTGTTGGGGTTGGTGGAAGGCCACTCATTAGTCTCTTTAAGGGACAGCTAGAAGAGGAGAAAGGTGGAATTAAG ACTGATAGTTTCTTTAGAACAAGTATTCCTGATGTCTATGCTGTGGGAGATGTGGCTACCTTCCCCTTGAAGCTCTTTGGTGAACAAAGGAGAGTGGAACATGTGGATCATGCTCGGAAATCAGCTGAGCAGGCTGTGAAG GCAATCAGGTCAGCAGAACAAGACGCGCCGATAGAGGAATATGACTACCTACCATACTTCTACTCTCGCGCATTTGATCTGTCGTGGCAATTCTATGGAGACAATGTTGGGGATACAGTCCTGTTTGGAGACAACGACCCAACCTCCACGAGCCCAAAGTTTGGTACTTACTGGATCAAAGATGGGAAGGTGGTGGGTGTGTTCCTTGAACATGGAACTCCGGAGGAGAACAGTTTGATAGCCAAGGTAGCTAGGCTCCAACCAGCAGTGCAAGACATTCAACAGCTTGAAAAGCAAGGACTTGCATTTGCTAGTGACATCTAA